A genomic region of Anopheles coustani chromosome 3, idAnoCousDA_361_x.2, whole genome shotgun sequence contains the following coding sequences:
- the LOC131271919 gene encoding bombyxin B-2 homolog has protein sequence MRSGFIGMNTILFVAVVVLLLLDETKGNSTPNSDALISHLTRSRYCGRRLTETLAFLCQGRYPMLTHYRTDYYHDQQQQQQRVKVEVATLPDTLPPGFPYPGTGVHRRSRRSTGGIYDECCKKSCSYVELRAYCD, from the exons ATGCGTTCGGGCTTTATCGGTATGAACACGATCCTGTTCGTGGCGGTAGTCGTGCTACTGCTGCTCGACGAGACCAAGGGCAACTCCACGCCGAACAGCGATGCCCTGATCAGCCATTTGACCCGCTCGCGCTACTGCGGCCGCCGGCTGACGGAAACGCTGGCCTTCCTCTGCCAGGGACGGTACCCGATGCTGACCCACTATCGCACCG atTATTACCAcgaccagcaacagcagcagcagcgggtaAAGGTCGAGGTGGCCACCCTGCCGGATACCCTGCCGCCCGGATTTCCCTACCCAGGCACGGGAGTCCATCGGCGCAGTCGTCGCAGCACCGGTGGCATCTACGACGAGTGCTGCAAGAAGAGCTGCTCCTACGTCGAGCTGCGAGCATACTGTGATTGA
- the LOC131271917 gene encoding uncharacterized protein LOC131271917 isoform X2, giving the protein MAPNSMENRRSVLMVYGGSVLVLCLMLSGVDGSHHQGTKAHYCGTVLSDTLAKLCSSFTGLRKKADSPVISYGDEEYFNRLQLLGDVRQDVEELRQLQDRSEDTIYRALISLDSLNSNGFHRVRRQVVKECCIQSCTHETLRTYCADD; this is encoded by the exons ATGGCACCCAACAGCATGGAAAACCGCCGATCCGTGTTGATGGTTTATGGTGGATCGGTTCTGGTGCTATGTCTGATGTTATCTGGTGTCGATGGATCCCACCACCAAGGCACGAAAGCGCACTACTGTGGAACTGTGTTGAGCGATACCCTGGCAAAGCTATGTTCATCTTTCACCGGATTGCGTAAGAAGGCTG ATTCTCCGGTAATTTCGTATGGTGATGAGGAATACTTTAATCGATTGCAACTGCTGGGCGACGTACGGCAGGATGTGGAGGAGTTGCGTCAGCTGCAAGATCGCTCAGAGGACACTATCTACCGGGCTTTGATTTCGCTGGACAGTCTGAACTCAAATGGCTTCCATCGCGTGCGGCGCCAGGTAGTAAAGGAATGTTGCATCCAGAGCTGCACCCACGAGACTCTCCGGACTTACTGTGCCGACGATTAA
- the LOC131271917 gene encoding probable insulin-like peptide 2 isoform X1 produces the protein MSASNGVGTGTMFTLQALALLWTITVVTANKRYCGNELVKVLSFLCDEFPDLHTANKKAIDSYKMDMSSDEWMNGDDSMQQQMILDQQLQTLGMTEDHDHDRASVPAWMNMVYPANYMFRHGAAHNELIPARFRKSRGGIVEECCLRPCGMNQLLQYCKKTSQSK, from the exons ATGTCGGCCAGCAACGGTGTCGGAACTGGTACCATGTTCACGCTGCAAGCGTTGGCACTGCTGTGGACGATTACGGTGGTGACGGCGAACAAGCGATACTGTGGAAACGAGCTGGTAAAGGTGCTGTCGTTCCTTTGTGACGAATTCCCCGATCTTCACACGGCAAACAAGAAAGCTA TCGACTCCTACAAGATGGACATGAGCAGCGATGAGTGGATGAATGGTGACGATAGTATGCAGCAGCAGATGATCCTCGACCAGCAGCTGCAAACACTCGGCATGACGGAGGACCACGACCATGATCGTGCATCGGTACCGGCCTGGATGAACATGGTCTACCCGGCGAACTACATGTTCCGACATGGTGCTGCCCATAACGAGCTCATTCCGGCTCGGTTCCGCAAAAGTCGTGGTGGAATTGTCGAGGAGTGCTGTTTGCGACCGTGCGGCATGAACCAACTGTTGCAGTACTGCAAGAAGACCAGCCAGTCAAAATAA